In Deinococcus psychrotolerans, a genomic segment contains:
- a CDS encoding DUF72 domain-containing protein yields MKVYIGTGGYTNEDWIGEDLLYPPGTKQTDFLSIYAQHFDAVELNSSFYGIPGLKAFEGMAKRSAGRTRMAVKLNKVFTHDQTPQDSDFDRMLQSPEPLREAGIMGPYLAQFPYRFHRTPQNRKYLQALAERFAGHELAVEFRHQSWDKPEVREGLREFGLIWVSPDYPPVAGVPEPSLHVTADVAYLRLHGRNSGNWWSGESAAERHDYRYTQAEMDEWAAKVAFVDGEVDELYVFFENTTKGHALKNIPMLRQALIAQGIAVTEPKPLQDSLL; encoded by the coding sequence ATGAAAGTTTATATCGGCACTGGCGGCTACACCAACGAAGATTGGATCGGCGAGGACTTGCTCTACCCACCCGGCACCAAGCAGACCGATTTCCTGAGTATTTATGCTCAGCACTTCGACGCCGTAGAACTCAACTCCAGCTTTTACGGCATTCCCGGCCTCAAGGCTTTCGAGGGCATGGCCAAGCGCTCGGCGGGCCGCACCCGCATGGCCGTCAAGCTCAACAAGGTTTTTACCCACGACCAAACGCCCCAAGACAGCGACTTTGACCGGATGCTGCAAAGCCCCGAGCCGCTGCGTGAAGCGGGCATCATGGGGCCGTATCTGGCTCAGTTTCCCTACCGCTTTCACCGCACGCCGCAGAACCGCAAATACCTGCAGGCGCTGGCCGAGCGCTTTGCCGGACACGAGCTGGCCGTGGAATTTCGCCACCAGAGCTGGGACAAACCCGAGGTGCGCGAGGGCCTGCGCGAATTTGGCTTGATCTGGGTCAGCCCCGATTATCCGCCGGTCGCGGGCGTGCCGGAGCCGAGCCTGCACGTCACGGCGGACGTGGCCTACTTGCGGCTGCACGGGCGCAACAGCGGCAATTGGTGGAGCGGGGAGAGCGCCGCTGAGCGCCACGATTACCGCTATACCCAAGCTGAAATGGACGAATGGGCCGCCAAAGTCGCTTTTGTGGACGGCGAGGTGGACGAACTCTACGTATTTTTTGAGAACACTACAAAAGGCCACGCCCTCAAAAATATCCCAATGCTGCGCCAAGCGCTGATTGCGCAGGGCATTGCCGTTACTGAACCAAAGCCGTTGCAAGACAGCTTACTTTGA
- a CDS encoding RidA family protein has translation MRQNIRGTSPWEDVVGYSRAVRVGHHVSVAGTTATVGGQVVHLGDPAGQTRVILEIIRSALEQAGASLSDVVRTRIYLTDISRWAEVGRVHGEVFGAIRPAASMVQVAALIDPQHLVEIEADAVIGAGL, from the coding sequence ATGCGGCAAAACATTCGGGGCACTTCCCCCTGGGAAGACGTGGTGGGCTACTCACGGGCGGTGCGGGTCGGTCATCACGTCAGCGTGGCGGGCACGACGGCCACTGTGGGCGGCCAAGTGGTGCATCTTGGCGACCCGGCGGGCCAAACCCGCGTCATCTTGGAGATCATTCGCTCGGCCCTCGAACAAGCCGGAGCAAGCTTAAGTGACGTGGTGCGAACCCGCATTTACCTCACCGACATTTCGCGCTGGGCGGAAGTGGGGCGCGTTCACGGCGAAGTATTCGGCGCTATTCGCCCCGCCGCCAGCATGGTGCAGGTCGCCGCGCTGATTGACCCACAGCATCTGGTCGAAATTGAAGCAGACGCAGTGATCGGGGCAGGGCTGTGA
- a CDS encoding aldo/keto reductase — MSAVLGYGLAAVGRPAYINVGHAADFAGGRSVDDLRRRTHTLLDAAWEAGLRYFDAARSYGLAEVFLGEWLAAHPDRRGELLIGSKWGYRYVGEWRMDAAQHEIKDHSLTTFEQQWPETLAALGGPPDLYFIHSVTPDSPALKDAALLDRLAQLGERGVTVGLSVSGPQQAQTLRAALALGGPFGAVQATWNVLERSAEDALSEAKAAGWRVVIKEALANGRLAAPAPPALRDLAEQQAFTPDALALAAALARPWAEVVLSGASTRAQLESNLSALQLIEAEFSALETLREPAEAYWQTRSQLRWN, encoded by the coding sequence GTGAGCGCCGTCCTCGGGTATGGCTTGGCAGCAGTGGGCAGGCCCGCTTACATCAACGTGGGCCACGCGGCTGACTTTGCAGGGGGCCGCAGCGTAGACGATCTGCGGCGGCGCACCCACACCCTGCTCGACGCCGCCTGGGAAGCGGGCCTGCGGTATTTCGACGCGGCCCGCTCGTATGGCCTGGCCGAGGTCTTTTTGGGCGAGTGGCTGGCGGCGCATCCGGATCGGCGCGGGGAGTTGCTGATCGGCTCCAAATGGGGCTACCGCTATGTGGGCGAGTGGCGCATGGACGCCGCACAGCACGAAATCAAAGACCATTCGCTCACCACTTTTGAGCAGCAGTGGCCGGAAACCCTGGCGGCGCTGGGCGGGCCGCCAGATTTGTACTTCATTCACAGCGTCACGCCGGACAGTCCGGCCCTGAAGGACGCAGCCTTGCTTGACCGTTTGGCGCAGCTCGGTGAGCGGGGCGTCACGGTGGGCTTATCGGTCAGTGGGCCGCAACAAGCCCAGACTTTGCGGGCCGCTTTGGCGCTGGGCGGGCCATTCGGCGCGGTGCAGGCCACTTGGAACGTGCTGGAGCGCTCTGCCGAAGACGCCCTCAGCGAAGCCAAGGCGGCGGGCTGGCGGGTGGTGATCAAAGAAGCGCTGGCCAACGGGAGGCTGGCCGCACCAGCGCCGCCCGCACTGCGCGACCTCGCCGAGCAGCAAGCTTTTACGCCTGACGCGCTGGCACTGGCCGCCGCTTTGGCGCGTCCCTGGGCAGAGGTGGTGCTGAGCGGCGCGAGTACACGGGCGCAGCTTGAAAGCAACCTCAGTGCATTGCAGCTAATCGAAGCCGAATTCTCAGCGCTGGAGACGCTGCGTGAACCCGCCGAAGCGTACTGGCAAACCCGCTCGCAGCTCCGCTGGAATTGA
- a CDS encoding tyrosine-type recombinase/integrase: MAKVMGEKWQPSGQVFTNIHGGTPVPNNLRRDMARICTAAGIRTLSIHGLRHTYASLSLRHGVPAEVVSKQLGHATVAFTLSIYRTVYQSEKAAWAVNLNDWLESPVTHALCT, from the coding sequence ATGGCAAAGGTGATGGGGGAGAAGTGGCAACCCTCGGGCCAGGTGTTCACCAACATCCACGGCGGCACCCCAGTCCCCAACAACCTGCGCCGCGACATGGCCCGCATCTGCACCGCTGCTGGAATCCGTACACTGAGTATTCATGGCCTGCGCCACACCTACGCTTCGCTCAGCCTGCGCCATGGTGTTCCGGCTGAGGTGGTGAGCAAGCAGCTCGGCCACGCTACCGTCGCCTTCACGCTGAGTATTTACCGGACGGTCTACCAATCCGAGAAAGCGGCGTGGGCAGTCAACCTGAATGACTGGCTGGAATCTCCGGTTACGCACGCGTTATGCACATGA